From a region of the Pseudooceanicola aestuarii genome:
- a CDS encoding YSC84-related protein: MTQLTRRSFTLAGLAALPALAACSRGVGSRAPSEIDARVDATIAHMFEKYPQTRTLSARSSGMMVMPVITEAGLGVGGGYGRGALRVGGATVDYYSATRANVGLQFGAQQYAHVLFFMTEEALQNFRRSDGWAASADVEYAFNDVGEMLRAETTTSVSPVVAVVFGQAGLRLGATLEGLKYTRILP, from the coding sequence ATGACCCAACTGACCAGACGTTCCTTCACTCTGGCCGGCCTCGCGGCCCTGCCCGCGCTGGCGGCTTGCAGCCGCGGCGTCGGCTCCCGCGCGCCGTCCGAGATCGACGCCCGCGTCGATGCCACCATCGCCCACATGTTCGAGAAATACCCGCAGACGCGGACCCTCTCTGCGCGGTCCTCGGGCATGATGGTGATGCCCGTCATCACCGAGGCAGGGCTGGGCGTCGGCGGCGGCTATGGTCGCGGCGCGCTGCGCGTTGGCGGTGCGACGGTGGATTACTACTCTGCCACCCGTGCCAATGTGGGCCTGCAATTCGGCGCACAGCAATATGCCCATGTGCTGTTTTTCATGACCGAAGAGGCGTTGCAGAACTTCCGCCGATCCGATGGTTGGGCGGCTTCCGCCGACGTGGAATACGCCTTCAACGACGTGGGCGAGATGCTGCGCGCGGAAACCACCACCTCGGTCTCGCCGGTGGTGGCGGTGGTCTTCGGCCAGGCCGGGCTGCGGCTTGGCGCGACGCTGGAAGGTCTGAAATACACGCGCATCCTGCCCTGA
- a CDS encoding usg protein has product MERETELMLKGYGLTTAEFFYRMPDYCHVLNTFIWQEYDLAPDHPKLFGFIEFWQAEIEGALHSVRFTHRKEIAPGEWRQCVGEFRYH; this is encoded by the coding sequence ATGGAGCGGGAAACGGAGCTGATGCTCAAGGGGTACGGGCTGACCACGGCGGAATTCTTCTACCGCATGCCGGATTACTGCCATGTGCTGAATACGTTCATCTGGCAGGAATACGACCTGGCGCCGGACCACCCGAAACTGTTCGGCTTCATCGAATTCTGGCAGGCCGAGATCGAGGGCGCCCTGCATTCGGTCCGCTTCACCCACCGCAAGGAAATCGCGCCGGGCGAGTGGCGTCAATGCGTGGGCGAATTCCGCTATCACTGA